The Bradyrhizobium sp. WBAH42 genome includes a window with the following:
- a CDS encoding haloacid dehalogenase type II, whose product MATFRPKYITFDCYGTLTNFDMAGAARRVYGSQLSATTMASFIKDFAAYRLDEVLGAWKPYFEVVHNSVERACKRNGIVFRPEDAQRINEEIHTWGPHPDVPAGLAKVAREIPLVILSNSMKNLIMSNVEKLGAPFHMVITAEETGAYKPHMKGFEYMLDKLGCGPEDITHVSSSFRYDLMTAYDLGIKSKVWVNRGHEPANPFYEYTEVADIGGLAAAVGLEPLRKSA is encoded by the coding sequence ATGGCAACGTTTAGACCCAAGTACATCACCTTCGACTGTTACGGCACGCTGACCAATTTCGACATGGCCGGCGCGGCAAGGAGAGTCTATGGCTCTCAACTTTCTGCCACGACGATGGCAAGTTTCATCAAGGATTTCGCTGCCTATCGCCTGGACGAGGTTCTTGGCGCATGGAAGCCGTACTTCGAGGTCGTGCATAATTCGGTAGAGCGCGCTTGCAAGCGCAACGGTATCGTATTTCGGCCGGAGGATGCCCAGCGCATCAATGAAGAGATCCACACATGGGGTCCACATCCCGACGTCCCGGCGGGTCTGGCCAAAGTTGCCAGGGAGATTCCGCTGGTCATCCTGTCGAACTCCATGAAGAACCTCATCATGTCGAACGTGGAGAAGCTCGGCGCTCCGTTCCACATGGTCATCACCGCGGAGGAGACCGGCGCCTACAAGCCGCATATGAAGGGCTTCGAGTATATGCTGGACAAGCTGGGCTGCGGCCCGGAGGACATCACCCACGTCTCCTCCTCCTTCCGCTACGACCTGATGACGGCCTATGACTTGGGCATCAAGAGCAAGGTCTGGGTGAACCGCGGTCACGAGCCCGCGAACCCCTTCTATGAATACACCGAAGTCGCTGACATCGGAGGGCTTGCCGCGGCCGTCGGCTTGGAGCCTCTTCGCAAAAGCGCGTGA
- a CDS encoding peptide ABC transporter substrate-binding protein: MTKRSATTSNYSRRDALRMVAIGGAAGLFAPNLLGKSALARTSSAKPTGRVIVGLGQEPTVFNPLMAHIEVDDGVHFSVFDALFRIDPQGVIQPNLALEVPNQKNGGISEDGLKWRIRLRDDVRWHDGKPFSAEDVKFTLELITNPNFRAWRTSGHTLVRDIAVVSPTEISWRMEEAFAPYLSFLTETFIVPKHILEKEANPNNAAFNQAPVGTGAFKWGKRVAGDHLELVANTEYFGEGPHIERLVFKYIPDLTVLYTQFKSGDIDLVGQPYITPDHYGEAKTLPNRVVTLVPRASFESFYLNLERPQFKELAVREALYAAIDKEAIIQGLYYGVPTPTETFMPRQSLYFNANLPLHQFDLNRARKILDQAGWAPGRDGIRTKNGVRLSFTNSTTSGDPLREQVQQFLQQTFAQLGVEMKISNLPAAVMWGEFWMQSQFDSVIVGSSYLIGADPDVTNRLHSRSIGAKGGRGSNNAQFANPEVDALLDKGARTFDPEARRAIYSRVQELVRRDLPFLPLYQSNAVEGLKKGINGFVPNGNTRTESWNALAWYWAS; this comes from the coding sequence ATGACCAAGCGTTCTGCGACGACATCGAACTACTCGCGGCGCGATGCCCTGCGCATGGTGGCGATTGGTGGAGCTGCCGGCCTCTTCGCGCCCAATCTCTTGGGCAAGTCGGCCCTCGCGCGTACTTCTTCGGCAAAGCCAACCGGCCGCGTCATCGTCGGACTTGGACAGGAGCCGACCGTTTTCAATCCGCTGATGGCCCACATTGAAGTCGACGATGGCGTGCATTTCTCGGTTTTCGACGCGCTTTTCCGCATCGATCCCCAAGGTGTCATTCAGCCCAACCTCGCCCTGGAAGTGCCGAACCAGAAGAACGGCGGCATTTCGGAAGACGGTCTCAAATGGCGCATTCGTTTGCGTGACGATGTCCGCTGGCACGACGGCAAGCCTTTCAGCGCCGAGGACGTGAAGTTCACGCTCGAACTGATCACAAACCCCAACTTCCGGGCTTGGCGCACGTCCGGTCACACTCTCGTGCGCGACATTGCGGTGGTCTCGCCCACGGAGATCTCGTGGCGAATGGAAGAAGCCTTTGCGCCGTATCTGTCGTTCCTCACCGAAACCTTCATCGTGCCCAAGCACATCCTGGAGAAAGAGGCCAATCCGAACAACGCGGCCTTCAACCAGGCGCCGGTCGGCACCGGCGCGTTCAAGTGGGGGAAGCGGGTTGCTGGTGATCATCTCGAGCTCGTGGCCAACACCGAATACTTCGGTGAAGGCCCCCATATCGAGCGGCTGGTCTTCAAATACATTCCCGATCTCACCGTCCTCTACACCCAGTTCAAGAGCGGCGACATCGATCTCGTCGGTCAGCCCTACATCACTCCCGATCACTATGGTGAAGCCAAGACGCTGCCGAACCGCGTGGTGACGCTGGTCCCAAGGGCCTCGTTCGAGTCCTTCTACCTGAACCTCGAGCGCCCGCAGTTCAAGGAACTTGCGGTCCGCGAGGCGCTTTATGCGGCGATCGACAAGGAGGCGATCATCCAGGGGCTCTACTACGGCGTGCCCACTCCGACGGAGACCTTCATGCCGCGGCAGTCCCTCTACTTCAACGCCAATCTGCCGCTGCACCAGTTCGACCTGAATCGCGCGCGCAAGATCCTCGATCAGGCCGGCTGGGCCCCGGGACGGGACGGCATCCGGACCAAGAACGGTGTTCGTCTGTCCTTCACCAATTCGACCACCTCCGGCGATCCGCTGCGCGAGCAGGTGCAGCAGTTCCTGCAGCAGACCTTTGCGCAGCTGGGCGTCGAGATGAAGATATCGAACCTGCCCGCCGCCGTGATGTGGGGCGAGTTCTGGATGCAATCGCAGTTCGATTCCGTGATCGTCGGTAGCTCGTATCTGATCGGCGCCGATCCCGATGTCACCAATCGCCTGCACTCGCGCTCGATCGGAGCCAAGGGCGGCCGCGGCTCGAACAATGCGCAGTTCGCAAATCCGGAAGTCGACGCCCTGCTCGACAAGGGCGCGCGCACCTTCGATCCTGAGGCCCGGCGCGCGATCTACTCTCGCGTCCAGGAACTCGTTCGTCGCGACCTACCGTTCCTTCCGTTGTACCAGAGCAATGCGGTCGAAGGTCTCAAGAAAGGCATCAACGGCTTCGTGCCGAACGGCAATACGCGCACGGAATCCTGGAATGCGCTGGCCTGGTACTGGGCGAGCTGA
- a CDS encoding Lrp/AsnC family transcriptional regulator has product MKLDKIDIRILCELQKNGRISNVELAELINLSPSPCLMRVKRLQTEGFITGYSAQIDVAKLGQTLTVFAEITLKNHRQIDFARFLTTIEKIDSVVECHLVSGGYDYLVKFITAGISEYQAVMERLVEMDIGIDKYFSFVVLKSPIVKSHLPLESIFNG; this is encoded by the coding sequence ATGAAGCTCGATAAGATCGACATCAGGATTTTATGCGAACTGCAGAAGAACGGGCGGATTTCCAACGTCGAGCTCGCCGAGCTGATCAATCTTTCCCCAAGCCCGTGCCTGATGCGGGTCAAGAGACTCCAGACGGAGGGCTTCATCACCGGCTATTCGGCCCAGATCGATGTTGCCAAGCTCGGACAAACTCTGACTGTGTTCGCGGAAATCACCCTGAAGAATCACCGGCAGATCGATTTCGCGCGCTTTCTCACGACCATCGAAAAGATCGATTCCGTCGTCGAATGCCATCTCGTTTCCGGCGGGTACGACTATCTCGTCAAGTTCATCACGGCGGGGATCAGCGAATACCAGGCCGTCATGGAAAGGCTGGTCGAGATGGATATCGGCATCGACAAATATTTCAGTTTTGTCGTGCTGAAGTCCCCGATCGTGAAATCCCATCTGCCTCTCGAAAGCATATTCAACGGCTAA
- a CDS encoding glyoxylate/hydroxypyruvate reductase A, with the protein MAFLFNSDAVRGAVFRKAFACELPDLEFYHCSESIDPEKIRYLLTWNVPDDVSRFCNLEVLFSIGAGVDQFKPETIPEQVKLVRMVEDGIIRMMQEYVVLGVLTLHREMLAYRERQRRGLWQALATSQVSDRRIGFLGLGMLAQASIDRLKPFQFPLAAWSRSEKAVEGVACFHGDDQLGDFLRRTDILVCLLPLTEQTRGILNAKLFSLLPVGARLLHVGRGPQLDQGALIEALDSGHLAAAMLDVTDPEPLPENHPLWSHPKVIITPHIASVTQPHTAAQSVIENIRRHRAGRNPIGLVDRTLGY; encoded by the coding sequence ATGGCATTTCTTTTCAATTCTGATGCTGTCAGAGGGGCAGTCTTCCGCAAGGCTTTTGCGTGCGAGCTGCCTGACCTGGAATTTTACCATTGCAGCGAATCCATCGACCCGGAAAAGATACGGTACCTGCTGACCTGGAACGTGCCAGACGATGTCTCGCGTTTTTGTAATCTGGAGGTGCTTTTTTCCATCGGGGCTGGCGTTGACCAGTTCAAGCCGGAAACCATACCCGAGCAGGTGAAGCTCGTGCGCATGGTCGAGGATGGCATCATACGCATGATGCAGGAATACGTCGTCCTTGGTGTGCTGACGCTCCATCGCGAGATGCTTGCGTATCGGGAGCGGCAGAGACGGGGCCTATGGCAAGCGCTTGCAACGTCCCAGGTTTCCGATCGGCGTATTGGCTTCCTCGGCCTTGGCATGCTTGCGCAAGCTTCGATCGACCGCCTGAAGCCGTTCCAGTTTCCACTCGCCGCGTGGAGCCGCAGCGAAAAAGCTGTCGAGGGAGTCGCCTGCTTCCATGGCGACGACCAGCTTGGCGACTTCCTGCGAAGAACGGATATCCTCGTCTGCCTTCTCCCCCTGACGGAGCAAACAAGAGGCATCCTGAACGCAAAGCTTTTCTCGCTTTTGCCGGTGGGAGCGAGGCTGCTCCACGTCGGCCGCGGCCCGCAGCTTGACCAGGGCGCGCTCATCGAGGCACTGGACAGCGGGCATTTGGCAGCAGCGATGCTCGACGTCACCGATCCCGAGCCGCTGCCGGAAAATCATCCACTCTGGTCCCATCCGAAGGTGATCATCACGCCGCATATCGCGTCCGTGACCCAACCGCATACGGCGGCACAATCGGTCATAGAGAACATCCGGCGCCACCGCGCTGGACGAAATCCGATCGGCCTCGTCGATCGAACACTCGGCTATTAA
- a CDS encoding cupin domain-containing protein, with protein MSLLVTIDTNPDFTPKNALPAPERLISGNPSFKTWAQDASKGEKVLTGVWEATPGETHSIKGTTFEFCHILSGLIEIEEEGGEIRRYRAGDSFVMKPGFVGIWRTIETVRKIYVCHYD; from the coding sequence ATGTCACTTCTGGTCACCATCGACACCAATCCGGACTTCACACCAAAGAACGCATTGCCTGCCCCGGAGCGGCTCATTTCGGGCAATCCATCCTTCAAGACCTGGGCACAGGACGCCTCGAAAGGCGAGAAGGTGCTGACCGGCGTCTGGGAAGCGACGCCTGGCGAGACCCATTCCATCAAGGGCACCACCTTCGAGTTTTGTCACATTCTCTCTGGCCTGATCGAAATCGAGGAAGAGGGTGGTGAGATCAGAAGATACCGTGCCGGCGACAGCTTTGTGATGAAGCCTGGCTTTGTCGGGATCTGGCGCACGATCGAGACCGTGCGAAAGATCTACGTCTGCCATTACGACTGA
- a CDS encoding FAD-binding oxidoreductase, protein MSAPLLHIESSPSLPREADVVVIGGGVVGVFTSYYLARRGLKVALLEKGRVAAEQSSRNWGWCRQQNRDARELPLATKSLDLWERVAQETGEDAGFRRCGLLYLSNDENELAGWAKWRDFARTVGVTTHMLSAEEASERGRATGRKWKGGVFSPTDGTADTSRAVPIAARAIMASGGTVHQQCAARGLELTAGRVSAVVTEAGTIRAKTAVMAGGAWASSFCNQLGIRFPQASVRSSILSLAPGPAGLPDALYAGLVSATRRGNGGYTLAISGRARVDPTPQQFRFSREFLPMFARRWRSLSPGAFEGLRQRHESLAKWRLDAVTPMELNRTLDPRPDMRQIRLTHRRACELVPELQHVAISNVWAGYIDSTPDGIPAIGEVESIPGFILAAGFSGHGFGIGPGAGHMIADIITGSPPIVDPRPYRPERLKMSAWGKVSEF, encoded by the coding sequence ATGAGCGCGCCGCTCCTGCATATCGAATCCAGTCCATCCCTACCTCGTGAGGCAGACGTCGTGGTCATCGGCGGGGGCGTCGTGGGCGTGTTCACGAGCTACTATCTCGCTCGTCGCGGCCTCAAGGTTGCTTTGCTTGAAAAGGGCCGCGTCGCCGCTGAGCAGTCCAGCCGCAACTGGGGATGGTGCCGCCAACAGAACCGCGATGCGCGCGAGTTACCGCTTGCCACCAAGAGCCTGGATCTCTGGGAGCGAGTTGCCCAAGAGACCGGTGAAGATGCCGGTTTTCGCCGTTGCGGCCTGTTGTACTTGTCGAACGACGAGAATGAGCTGGCCGGCTGGGCAAAGTGGCGCGACTTCGCCAGGACCGTCGGGGTCACGACGCACATGCTGAGTGCGGAAGAAGCGAGCGAGCGAGGCAGGGCGACAGGTCGCAAGTGGAAGGGCGGCGTCTTCTCGCCGACAGACGGGACGGCAGACACGTCAAGGGCCGTGCCCATTGCCGCGCGCGCGATCATGGCGTCGGGCGGCACGGTGCACCAGCAATGCGCGGCGCGCGGCTTGGAGCTCACTGCCGGCCGGGTCAGCGCAGTGGTGACCGAGGCGGGCACGATCCGGGCGAAGACGGCTGTCATGGCAGGCGGTGCATGGGCTTCGTCGTTTTGCAACCAGCTCGGCATTCGCTTCCCACAGGCATCCGTACGCTCTTCCATTCTGTCCCTGGCCCCGGGCCCAGCCGGCCTGCCTGACGCCTTGTACGCCGGGCTCGTATCGGCGACGCGACGCGGCAACGGCGGATACACGTTGGCAATCAGCGGGCGCGCGCGAGTCGATCCGACGCCGCAGCAGTTCAGGTTCAGCCGCGAATTCCTGCCCATGTTCGCCCGCCGGTGGCGAAGTCTCAGCCCTGGGGCCTTTGAAGGCTTGAGGCAGCGTCATGAATCTCTGGCGAAGTGGCGGCTCGACGCGGTGACCCCGATGGAGCTGAACCGGACGCTCGATCCTCGCCCTGACATGAGGCAGATTCGGCTGACCCATCGACGAGCCTGTGAGCTCGTGCCGGAACTCCAGCACGTCGCAATCTCAAACGTCTGGGCCGGCTACATCGACAGCACGCCTGACGGCATTCCCGCAATCGGTGAAGTTGAGTCCATTCCAGGGTTCATCCTTGCGGCGGGATTCAGCGGCCACGGTTTTGGAATTGGCCCAGGCGCGGGGCATATGATCGCCGACATCATCACGGGCAGTCCGCCGATCGTCGACCCGCGCCCCTACAGGCCGGAGCGGCTGAAAATGAGCGCCTGGGGCAAGGTCAGCGAGTTCTGA
- a CDS encoding ABC transporter ATP-binding protein yields the protein MASGIQVASPVDVALSVRELTVSLPEGMERAYAVENISFDLKRGQILCIIGESGSGKSVTANAIMGLLPKAIRVSSGAIHLDGMNIVGLSPNKLRSLRGRIVSMIFQDPLSALNPLMTVGAQIEEVMAAHDVGTPASRRSRAIDLLIEVGLPDPQLMYHQYPFRLSGGQRQRVMIAMALALEPAILIADEPTTALDVTTQAQILKLIRDIQRRKGMSVMFITHDFGVVAEIADYVVVMEKGHCVEQGSAEQVLKSPSHLYTRRLIAAVPHLTGKNRVPLEAAEPVAILKVECLAKTYRSGSALFRTQRIVPAVNGVSFDLTSGRTLGVVGESGSGKSSLGRLLIKLMACDSGSILFEGRDIAGLSEAEFRSLRPRIQMIFQDPFASLNPRSTVGHILTVGPVAHGVPYSEAAERARELLSHVGLDSGAFDRYPHEFSGGQRQRIGIARALMFKPKLLIADEAVSALDVSIQAQILKLLDQIQRETGVSMIFITHDLRVASQICDEIAVMHRGQIIERGPPSQIFLDPKSSYARELVAAIPGEQPGSMPQDESRVGHHRQGETL from the coding sequence ATGGCCTCTGGCATCCAGGTGGCAAGCCCCGTCGATGTTGCGCTGTCGGTGCGCGAACTGACCGTGAGTCTGCCGGAAGGAATGGAGCGGGCATACGCCGTCGAGAACATCTCATTCGATCTGAAACGCGGACAGATTCTCTGTATCATCGGGGAATCCGGATCGGGCAAGTCGGTCACCGCGAATGCGATCATGGGGCTTCTACCGAAAGCGATCCGGGTCTCCTCGGGTGCGATCCACCTGGACGGGATGAACATCGTAGGTCTCTCGCCCAACAAGCTCCGCAGCCTGCGCGGCCGCATCGTTTCAATGATCTTTCAAGACCCTCTCTCGGCGCTCAACCCGCTGATGACCGTGGGCGCGCAAATCGAGGAGGTGATGGCTGCGCACGACGTTGGAACGCCGGCCTCCCGCCGCAGCAGGGCGATTGACCTGTTGATTGAAGTCGGTCTGCCGGATCCGCAGCTCATGTACCACCAGTATCCATTCCGGCTTTCTGGCGGACAGCGGCAGCGCGTGATGATCGCCATGGCTCTGGCTCTCGAGCCCGCGATCCTGATCGCAGACGAGCCGACCACCGCCCTGGACGTGACGACCCAGGCGCAGATCCTCAAATTGATCCGCGACATTCAACGCCGCAAGGGGATGAGCGTCATGTTCATCACTCATGACTTCGGTGTCGTGGCTGAGATCGCCGATTACGTTGTGGTGATGGAGAAAGGCCATTGCGTGGAGCAGGGCAGTGCCGAGCAGGTGCTGAAGTCGCCCAGCCACCTCTATACGCGCCGCCTGATCGCAGCCGTCCCGCACCTGACCGGCAAAAACCGTGTGCCCTTGGAAGCTGCTGAGCCAGTGGCCATTCTCAAGGTCGAGTGCCTCGCAAAGACCTATCGCAGCGGCAGCGCGCTTTTCCGCACGCAGCGCATCGTGCCTGCGGTCAATGGGGTCAGCTTCGACCTCACGTCGGGCCGCACGCTCGGCGTCGTGGGGGAGAGCGGTTCGGGCAAGTCGTCGCTCGGTCGGCTGCTGATCAAGCTCATGGCGTGCGACAGCGGCTCGATTCTGTTCGAAGGGCGCGACATCGCTGGGCTTTCCGAGGCCGAGTTTCGATCGCTGCGGCCCAGGATCCAGATGATCTTCCAGGATCCCTTTGCCTCGCTGAATCCGCGATCGACGGTCGGACATATTCTCACGGTCGGGCCCGTCGCGCATGGGGTGCCATACAGCGAGGCTGCCGAGCGGGCGCGGGAGCTTCTGTCCCATGTCGGCCTCGATTCAGGAGCCTTCGACCGCTATCCGCACGAGTTCTCCGGCGGGCAGCGCCAGCGCATCGGTATCGCGCGGGCGCTGATGTTCAAGCCGAAGCTGCTGATTGCCGACGAAGCCGTCTCCGCGCTCGACGTATCGATCCAGGCCCAGATCTTGAAGCTGCTGGATCAGATTCAGCGCGAGACGGGCGTCTCGATGATCTTCATCACCCATGATCTGCGCGTCGCAAGCCAGATCTGCGATGAAATCGCCGTCATGCATCGAGGACAGATCATTGAGCGCGGACCGCCGTCCCAGATCTTCCTCGACCCGAAATCCAGCTACGCCCGAGAACTGGTGGCCGCGATCCCCGGCGAGCAGCCCGGAAGCATGCCCCAGGATGAAAGCCGCGTCGGACACCACAGGCAAGGAGAGACGTTATGA
- a CDS encoding NAD-dependent succinate-semialdehyde dehydrogenase, whose amino-acid sequence MIALKDKDLFRQQALIGGTWRDASTKACVDVIDPASQKVLGTIPDMGRNETRAAIEAAAAAFKHWKTKAHAERAALLERWYELMRRHEQDLALLLTLEQGKPLAESLGEIRYGASFVKWFAEEARRINGSTIPAPTVDRRILVLKEPVGVCGIITPWNFPNAMITRKVAPALAAGCTVVIKPSEFTPFSALAIAVLAERAGIPAGVINIVTGMPAEIGAELMANETVRKISFTGSTRVGALLMKGAADNIKRLSLELGGNAPFIVFDDADIDRAVEGAIASKFRNGGQTCVCCNRILVQSGIYDAFAQKLASQVARMKVGPGTEDDVAIGPMINGAAIEKIKRHVTDALNKGAKLIAESESVPEGRQYARPVVLGGATTEMLLASEETFGPVAPLFRFETEDEAIAIANGTPFGLAAYFYTENLKRSWRVAEALEFGMVGLNTGLISTEVAPFGGVKQSGLGREGSQLGIEEYLETKALHVGGLD is encoded by the coding sequence ATGATTGCATTGAAGGACAAGGATCTGTTTCGCCAGCAAGCGCTGATCGGCGGCACTTGGCGGGATGCGAGTACGAAAGCCTGCGTTGATGTCATCGATCCTGCCAGCCAAAAGGTGCTTGGCACCATCCCCGATATGGGGCGAAACGAGACCAGGGCAGCAATCGAGGCGGCGGCCGCTGCGTTCAAGCATTGGAAGACCAAGGCTCATGCGGAGCGTGCTGCGCTGCTGGAACGTTGGTACGAGCTCATGCGGCGCCATGAGCAGGATTTGGCTCTTCTGCTCACGCTGGAACAGGGCAAGCCGCTTGCTGAATCGCTCGGAGAGATTCGTTACGGGGCATCCTTCGTCAAATGGTTCGCCGAAGAGGCCCGCCGCATCAACGGATCGACAATCCCGGCGCCCACCGTCGATCGCCGCATTCTGGTGCTGAAGGAACCGGTCGGCGTCTGCGGGATCATCACGCCCTGGAATTTCCCCAACGCGATGATCACGCGCAAGGTGGCACCAGCGCTTGCCGCGGGCTGCACGGTCGTCATCAAGCCATCCGAGTTTACGCCTTTTTCGGCTCTCGCCATCGCTGTTCTGGCTGAGCGGGCCGGAATTCCAGCCGGCGTGATCAACATCGTGACGGGCATGCCGGCGGAAATCGGCGCGGAGCTGATGGCCAACGAAACCGTGCGCAAGATCTCGTTCACCGGATCGACGCGTGTCGGTGCCTTGTTGATGAAGGGTGCTGCTGACAACATCAAGCGGCTGAGCCTCGAGCTCGGTGGCAACGCGCCGTTCATCGTCTTCGACGATGCCGATATCGACCGAGCGGTCGAGGGGGCAATTGCGTCAAAATTCCGCAATGGCGGGCAGACGTGCGTCTGCTGCAATCGCATTCTCGTTCAATCCGGCATTTACGACGCCTTCGCCCAGAAGCTTGCCAGCCAGGTCGCAAGAATGAAGGTCGGTCCCGGCACGGAAGACGACGTTGCGATTGGGCCGATGATCAATGGCGCGGCAATCGAGAAGATCAAGCGGCACGTCACGGACGCCCTGAACAAGGGCGCAAAGCTCATCGCGGAGAGTGAGTCGGTGCCGGAAGGGCGGCAATATGCCCGCCCTGTCGTGCTCGGCGGGGCGACCACGGAGATGCTCCTCGCTTCAGAGGAGACCTTCGGGCCGGTCGCGCCGCTGTTCCGGTTCGAGACCGAGGACGAGGCGATTGCGATCGCCAACGGCACGCCGTTCGGCCTTGCCGCCTATTTCTACACTGAAAACCTCAAGCGCTCCTGGCGTGTTGCCGAGGCGCTCGAGTTCGGCATGGTCGGGCTGAACACCGGCCTGATCTCGACCGAGGTTGCGCCTTTCGGCGGCGTCAAGCAGTCGGGCCTCGGACGCGAGGGATCCCAGCTCGGGATCGAAGAATATCTCGAGACCAAGGCGCTCCATGTCGGTGGACTGGACTGA
- a CDS encoding aspartate aminotransferase family protein, which produces MLSNSLIELDRAHLIHPVSSFRSHEATGVRVLKSGKGATLTDVSGRQLLDGFAGLWCVNAGYGQDSIVEAALRQLRELPYATGYFGLGSDPAIRLAARLAELAPGDLNHVYFTLGGSDAVDSTIRFIRYYYHAEGRPQKDQFISVESGYHGSSTAGAGLTALPAFHAGFGVPYDWQHKIPSHYAYRNPAGSHPQAIIAASVAALRAKIAELGAERVAAFYVEPVQGSGGVLVPPPSWMKAMHAVCKEYDILFVADEVITGFGRVGPLFACEEDDVVPDLMTTAKGLTSGYVPMGAVLMSDRVYDTIADGAGKAAVGHGYTYSAHPVSAAVGLACLDLYENGLLENGRKAGHRLMQGLRALSDHPLVGDVRGRGMLAAIELVTDKERKTPLPAEADPARRIFDRAWDNGLVIRAFAQGVLGYAPPLCCTDADIDGIIERTRTTLDQTLEDKDVRAAMKG; this is translated from the coding sequence ATGTTGAGCAACTCGCTGATTGAACTCGATCGCGCGCATCTGATTCACCCGGTCTCATCGTTTCGCAGCCACGAGGCGACGGGCGTCCGCGTGCTGAAGTCAGGGAAGGGCGCGACACTGACCGATGTCTCGGGCCGTCAATTGCTGGACGGCTTCGCCGGCCTGTGGTGTGTCAATGCCGGTTACGGACAGGACAGCATCGTCGAAGCGGCTTTGAGGCAGCTGCGCGAACTGCCTTATGCGACGGGTTATTTCGGGTTGGGCTCCGACCCGGCCATCCGGTTGGCCGCAAGGCTGGCTGAACTGGCGCCTGGCGATCTGAACCATGTCTATTTCACGCTGGGTGGTTCGGATGCCGTCGACAGCACGATCCGCTTCATCCGGTACTATTATCATGCCGAGGGGAGGCCGCAGAAGGATCAGTTCATTTCCGTCGAGTCCGGCTACCACGGATCGTCGACGGCAGGGGCCGGCTTGACCGCGCTGCCGGCCTTTCATGCGGGCTTCGGGGTGCCATACGACTGGCAGCACAAGATCCCATCGCACTACGCCTATCGCAATCCCGCCGGTTCGCATCCCCAGGCGATCATTGCGGCGTCTGTCGCGGCTCTGCGGGCCAAGATCGCCGAGCTCGGCGCCGAACGCGTCGCGGCCTTCTATGTCGAGCCGGTACAGGGGTCCGGAGGCGTCCTCGTTCCGCCGCCGTCCTGGATGAAGGCCATGCACGCTGTTTGCAAGGAGTACGACATTCTGTTCGTTGCCGATGAGGTCATCACCGGCTTTGGCCGTGTCGGTCCGCTGTTCGCCTGTGAAGAGGATGACGTCGTGCCGGATCTCATGACCACGGCAAAAGGCCTGACTTCGGGCTATGTGCCGATGGGGGCCGTTCTGATGTCGGACCGCGTCTACGACACCATTGCCGATGGTGCCGGCAAGGCGGCCGTGGGCCACGGCTACACCTATTCCGCCCATCCCGTCAGTGCGGCCGTTGGGCTCGCCTGCCTTGATCTCTATGAAAACGGCTTGCTGGAAAACGGCCGGAAGGCCGGGCACCGCCTGATGCAAGGCCTTCGCGCGTTGTCCGATCATCCGCTCGTCGGCGATGTCCGCGGTCGCGGCATGCTGGCGGCAATCGAGCTCGTCACTGACAAGGAGCGCAAGACGCCGCTGCCGGCGGAAGCCGATCCAGCGCGCCGCATTTTCGACCGCGCATGGGACAACGGCCTCGTCATCCGCGCCTTTGCCCAGGGCGTGCTGGGCTACGCGCCGCCGCTCTGCTGCACGGATGCGGACATCGACGGCATCATCGAGCGGACCAGGACGACGCTGGACCAGACGCTCGAAGACAAGGACGTCCGCGCGGCCATGAAAGGATAA